The genomic stretch CGGGCATGTGTAAGAGTGTGATAgttggtgagtgtgtttatgttccAAACGGTCTATAGGCTGGACGTGTGTCCTTGAGCTGAATgtgttctgtgagtgtgtttgcacagTGACTGATTGGCCATTCAAGGCATTGATGCCTGCAAGCCCTTGGTGCTGCTAAAGCATGATGATGCTTGGGAAattcatgcatgtatgtgtgcttgagtgtgtgtgtgtgtgtgtgtgtatgtacagtatgtgtgtgtagtacacaagctttgtgtgtgtgtttgtgtgtgtgtgcatccatttATACTCCATacatgtatgtgagagagtgattatgtgagagagtgaaagagagagacagagtatgcatccttgtgtgtgtgtgtgtgtgtgtgtgtgtgtgtgtgtaagggcacCACTCACAGCGTTGATGCCAGACAGCTGCTGTGAGAGCTGGAGCATGACGGCGATGAGGAGCGGCTGGCGGTAGAGCGGCGAGCGGAACAGCTCCAGGATGGTCACCTTCTTCTCCCGCATCATCTGCCGGCTCTCCTCGCGCATCTCCTGCATGTCCGTGTTCACGTCGTCCGTCCCTCGCAGCTTAcgcagaactgtgtgtgtgggtgtgtgtgtttgtgtgtgtgtgtgtgtgtgtgtgtaaatgcatgtgtgtgtgtgtgtgtgtgtgtgtgtgtgtgtgtgtgtgtgtaaatgcatgtgtgtgtgtgtgtgtgtgggggggggggggggtcacgacATACAATCAGTATTCATAACAACTCAATAAAAACTGAACAGGCCAAATTCTCAAAGGAAATAAATACTGAATGGTTTATATTCAAACTATTTCAAATAACAATGCCTAATACAATGCCTAAAATGCTATGCAATATTCATATCATTGTAACATGAAAAATTTGAAATCTGCAAGtagttgttgtttgttgctCGCACTGAGCACTGGACAGGTTATACTATTGGCCCACGTCTACACCTCCCTACTTCTTGAAACAAAACATTGTAATATTTCTGTATGACATTTGAAATACGGTAAAAAAAACGTTTCAGttgagtgtgcaagtgtgtgtgtgtgtgtgtgtccctcaccgTCCTGGGCCTTGCCCTCCTCGTTCTGGTTGATGAGCAGGAAGCGCGGGCTCTCGGGGCAGAAGGGCAGCAGCATGCACTGCAGCAGGGCGGGGATGAAGGTGAAGCTCAGCAGGAAGGGCCACAGCGTGGCGTTGCCCAGGATGGAGTCGATCCCAAAGATCTGCCCTCAGCACAGCGGCCACAACACACGTGGAGAGACAGGGGGTGTGAGTACAGGATCACTCTTACtgtacatcacatcacattacactacattacattacacttggctgacgctttttatccaaagcgacttacaatatggtaaacattttaaggttttttaaaacaattctagggacaaaaagaaaacaaacaaacaaaaaaggtcttatcttggttttgttcagcactttggtcagctgtattgttgttttttaaagtgctctataaataaacgtgacttgacttgacttgacttataATGTATGGGTTGCAGTCAGAGCAGAGAGtggatgttgtttgtgtgtttattggtgTAGTGAACGCACATGTGGTGAGATAGGTAGGAAGATGTGAGGCACAGAATCACTCTGACAGACTGTTTGAGAGTTCCATTTTCAGTGTCACATTGTAGTTGTTCCCACAAGATTTCCATTTTAACATTAAATATGTTATCTTAATGCGGCGgaagcactgatctataaagaacctTTATAAATCAGTGAGCGGAAGTAGTTTGGGAACAAAATAGAACGTTCAagcgttgtttttgtttttcttgttgaaagggtctatactgTGCTGTaatatgttgtttttgtgtatatttgtgcagTGAATGcttctatgcatgtgtgtgtgtgtgtgcgcatgtgtgtgtgtgtgtgcactgaataCTCATTCATGTGTCATGATTTCTATGTGTGCGTCTGCTATTTCCCATGAGTTCTCTCTCTGAttgaaaagtaaacaaacaaaactgaaataaatacaaaagggaaaaaaggaaaaaaacatcaactgatcctttaaacacacacacacacacacacacacacacacacacacacacacacacagacacacacacctgtgccacGAGGATGCCAATGACAACACCGAGCTGATGCAGCGTGCCCAGCGCCCCCCGGAGGTCAGTGGGGGCGATCTCGCCCACGTACATGGGCACGAAGCCCGTGGAGAGGCCGGAGTAGAGGCCCACGATGAAGCGCCCGATGATCAGCATCTCCCACGAGGCGGCCAGCTTGGAGAAGCCCATGAAGCCGGCGGAGATGAAGGCCAGGACGTTGGCCACGAGCATCGAGTTCCTCCTGCAGTAAGAAAACGAGGGGTGAGTTAGAACACTCTCTCGCCtttttggtgttttaagcccccaatgtcgtcttccaggcagcactgcagggaaggcactagggttaggtaagggttaggttaaggttaaggttaggtgccttgaagttGACGGTCGTAGCGCTGCCCCAAAGGCAACGGTGGGGGCTTAAAACAGCATCGAGCCACTCTCTGTTCAAGAGGATACTATCTGTGGTCCCATGGTGCTAACCGCACAAACATATTACACAACGAACCAAGCTTTAATCAAGATATTGTTATGCAACATACTCATAACATACTCATAACATGACAAACAACATACTGTGTAAACATCATGATTATTACGTTAATAGAATAGGAATGAGCTATTCACCTATTCACTTATTGCTTAGCAACCGAAGGAAATGACTTGGCTGACATCATAGGTGTTAGATATGCCACAGTTCTAACACAGGAAATTTGAGAGATAAAAATATACATCAGGCTAGAATAGGTGATAAGCAGTGCCAggtaaacaggaagtgggcacGGATACTGGCACACGGGTACAGGCTTAATAGAGAACCACAGGTCACTGGCAGAGGTAGCGGCTACTTATTTTGGAAAGTCTTTCATAACATGGCAGTGGCATGGAGCCTCGGTCTGCCTACCTGCCCAGGCGGTTGACGAACAGTCCCACGGAGAAGGAGCCTACGATGCCGCCGACGGAGAAGATGGCCACCGATATGGACCagagggtggtgagggtggcCGTTGGGATGGCCACTGTGTACCTGCCCACGTACGTGTCATTGATGAAGCCCTCAATGATCTAAAGGAAAGATGACAGAGACATGGAAATGGAGGGTGGAAATGGATCAGACTTCCACTTTTAtgtttaatcaacatttaatcaACAACACTGCCATGTGAAGTTCATCCAGCAGAGGGCGCCTGACACCGCAAGAGCCAGCTGTGTCCATGTGGCCTGCCTGCAATgttgacaaacaaacactgacGTATGACAGTAAGCCCATTTCCAACAGGACACACTTGGTCCCAACGCACACTCGTCACCTAATCTTGTTACAGTCACAATGCATTGTATACAGCTACATACACAAATGTAAAGCCTTAAAATGTATACACCAAACTGGTGGTTGGGATTGCATTTGGAGGATTCTAATTTCCCCTTAGCATTCTTCTATGAAAGCTATGCTCTCTGGGCGACATCACGGAGCTAAGTCCAATGTGGACATAAAAAAAGTGCTCGCTCATAACTTTGCAATAGGACCTGCTGTGCCACTCTCCTTGCTCACAAGGCCTGACCTTGCTACCTCTCCCGGTTCCCTCAGCCCCAAAAGTTTGCCTTTCACAGTTCACTTGTGGGCGTGCGGCTGCCAAGAGAGCACCCTGTATAGAGCACCTTGAGCCAACATTAGCCCTAATCTGCGAGGCCCTATTTGCAGCGGAGCTCAGAGTTGGGCTGGGACGGGCTGTGTTGTCCTCGCTGGGCGCCTCACATTACAGCACCTTCACCTCTCGTCTCCTTATCCCCTTACAGCAGCACGGCCAACCTCCAGGCCGCTGGTTCCCCTCCGTGTGCTGCACCACACCCTGCTCCGcgccgcaccaccaccacaccaccaccacaccaccacaccaccaccgcaccaccaccacaccaccaccgcaACACCACACTGTGCCACCCCACCCTGCTCCGcctcacaccaccaccagcgcACCACGCCGCTGTGTTTCACCTCTAAAAAGCTGAGTCATGCGGCTCCAGGAGCTGAGTCACATCAAGGAGACGGACGCTCAGAGCATAGCAAACATCAGACAGTTCCAGCTGCCTCCGCTGCAGCACACTGTACTAATCACACCGAGATTTACGGTGCTGCGCCCTCTTGCTTTTCTTCAGACTAAAAAACCCTATAAACGTGATGCAGTGCACGATGACTGGTGAATACAGGGGGACTCGTGATGTCGGCTGAGTGCTTGGCAGATAGGCTTCCTGACTGGCCTTTTATGgggtggaaaaaaaaggaagcTTTGGGGTGGACGGGCAGCTCGGGACCTTCTAGTAGGTGGTCTGTGTGACAGACGTGCGTCTCTATTCTTAGTCTCGGAGTGGCTCAAGGGCTAATGGCTGTgcctctgtgctgctgctggccaggatgctgctgctgtttggaTGGAGTCCAGCATCTGCACGATAAATAtagactcctacacacacacacacacacacacacacctcaacgtCCCAGTTGCAGCATCTCActgctggatgtgtgtgagtgtgtgactgtgtgtgtgtgtgtgtgtgtgtgtgtgtgtgtgtgtgtgtgtgtgtgcgtgcgtgcgtgcgtgcgtgcgtgcgtgcgtgcgtgcgtgcgtgcgtgcgtgcgtgcgtgcgtgcgtgcgtgcgtgtctgtctgtctgtctgtctgtgtgtgtacatatttgatatttgagggtttgggagagagagagagagagagagagagagagagagagagagagtgtatgtgttgtgtgtatgtgtgagactgtgtgtctgtctgtctgtgtgtgtgtgtgtttgtgtgtgctcactcaCCTTCTGAGGGGCATTGATGACTCCGGTGTTGTAACCAAACTGCAAGGAGCCAATAACAGCCGTCCCCAcagccagcatcagctggaacGTCACCTGCTGCAATgccagtcaacaacaacaaggtaAATAAAACCACACACTGAAAAAGCACCTCCACAGTAAACTCTGACGACTACGACTTTACTTATCTTGTTATTGATTACATCTTGACATAGATTGCAACTTCATATGACATTTGTTTGTCATACTTATCAAGTCTTATAGATTACAATGACTGCACCGCTACAGGagtgcacactgtgtgtgtgtgtttgtgttacataACCAGCAACATTCCATTGAGACGGCTAACCTTGATTATGTACATCTATATAATGCTATGTGGTTCTATGTTGTGCAAAGTCTTGATGCATAAACAGTACAAGAATAGGACTGGTTATACAGAAAGAGCTTTGCAAATACTACACCAGATGATACTGCCGACAAGGTAAGAATGCCTCTTCAAGAGCTACAAGTAAGCTACTTTGTGTTGGTCTGCTGAGGTCAAGGAGTGCATGACTGACCGCCTCACTACAGCCACAGCAAGACACGAAACTCTGAGGCCACAGAAACCAAAACATATCCCTCGGCTAAAGGGACAGCTATTTATCCCTCTCAGCATCTTCTGCCACAATCAATATCAGTGATCTGTTGTTTTTGTATATACATACTTGTTATAGCACAACTATGTGGAATACATTAACCTGTAATACATACTGTTACGAatatttttgtctgttttagaatgcattgtgttgtgtttctgtatAACGTTCATGGACTGTTGCTGAATATTGTAAAACAAAGGTTATAGCCTAGATCGATCAAGCAAAGGAAAAAGAATAAACCAAATGTTGAGCTGAGCTCAGTTTCCAAGATCTGATTTCTGACACACAGTACGAATTAGGACTGGTTATGCAGAACAATCTTTGCTAATACTAGACCAGATAATACTGGCAACAAGGTAagaatgtctttctcttcaagAGCTACAAGTAAGCTACTTTGCGcattagaaaaacaaaaacaataacaccaaCATATGGACACGCTTAATCTACCAGTTGATATAGATTAATGCAAATTGCATTAAGGCCCAGAGGAAACCAGTGGTCAACTTAGCAACAGCAGTAAATCTTGTTAAGGGACAATGGTGCATCTGAATTGGAACACGTACACTCAGCTCCTCCTCATGAGTGGATCACCCAGCGCTTGTGCAGAAACGCATGCTGTCACTCAACTGCAACACATGGGCAAACATgcatgccccccctctctctctcttgctctctttctctccctccctctctctctctctctctctctctcatgacaaAGGCAAAGCCAGCTGAAGCACAGCTCACATTAAGAGCCAGCGTAGGAACCCTGGAGTGCAGCGGGCGTAATCTTGTTAAAGGTAAAGGGAGAGCATCTGTACCTGCACACGTACACTGAGTTTAAGACTAAGATGCCAATAGTTACTCCTGCTCCAATCCACTCGCCTGCAAACACTAAGCCTTTACATAACAGGCTGCAGAGTTTCTCAATGACTTTGTCTTGCTgtgcaatagacctctgaagttcgcttaCAAAAAAAGAGCCAAAATTGCCATCTTTGTCCATTTAAGGAGAGCCGGGTGTTGATTGAAGCTATAACTACCTACAGtgtggcaagttgcattgcaaggtAGCAAAAATTTAAGTTTGCCGTCTTAACGTACCGCAGATCTCAGTACCCACACAAAGGCAGAGGGCAAAAGTGTGTtgagcaaaacgtctgcatttcagacgTCTTTGTCactgcgagagtttaacagatgcaattcaaaatccccatattattttcccataggaaaaatcacAAGGTACCAGATCTCAAAGATAGCAGCTTTTTTGTAAGCGAACTTCATTGGTCTATGTGGAGAGGAGATGCTATGGGGTAGTAGTAACTTGGAACGTGCTGGTGGCTGGCAAAGTCAGACCCATTTATGGGGTTAAAATGACTGACTCTACAGTACTTCAACAGCACAATATGATACAGCCTTCCTAGACACTACTGATTTGCACGTTTGAACATAGCCtctctaaaaacaataaattacaTCAACGATTAACATCAACACCAGTCCAAGTCACTAAATTCTGTAATTGGTCAACACCACACAGAATGAACTCAGCAATCAATCTGCAAGATAAGTGTAAACATGAGACATCCACGAGACATCATCTTATCTCTAAAGCGGTTACACCTATTACATCATTGGCCTTTTAATAGTGCTTTAATCTTGTTCCAACCTGCTTGATGATACTACTCAGGCCCAtaccacacccaacacacacacacacacacacacacacacacacacatgctcatgcaatgtacacagacatacattatacacataTTGTATACTCAGGCTGAAAGACTAATGAAAAGTTAACTGAAATCGCAATTTCAACTAATGCAATCACAAAGGCTGCAATCAATTGTGCAGCTGGCGACTAGTGCCACACACTGTATGCATTTGTTGTACTGTGCGGCACATGCAAACTAATCAGATGTGCCCCTTGATACTGTACATCGCAAATCAAATCGCAATATCAGGCTGAAAAATCGCAATTAGATATTTTCACCTAATCAAGTTCTactgtgcgcgcgcacacacacacacacacacacacacacacacacacacacacacacacacacacacacacacacacaccggctgaGATGAATGATCCCATGAGTCCTATGATTCCATGAGTCCTACTTATGAATGGTCTCACTGCTAACATTTCCTTGGAGGACCGCTCAGGTGAGTCCTGATGCATCATGTATTCTGGAGCGATGAGCAGTGGTCTGCTGAGTTCAGGGAGTGCATGGCTGACCGCCTTATCACAGCAAGACGCGAAACTCTGATGCCACAGAAACCAAATCATATCCCTCGGCTAAGGGTCGGCTATTTTATCCTTATACTTTGAATCAATGTTTTGCCCCAATCAATGTCAGTGTttcgttgtttttttgtttgttatatCAAAAATATATGGCGTACATTAACCTGTAATAAATACGTGCTGATATTAatatttttgtctgttttaGTCTATGTTTTGCTTTCCTTCATGGACTAGTGCCGAAAACTGTAAAATAAAGGTTATAGCCATGCTGTTAAAACAAAGGGGAAAACATAAACTAAAAGTTGTGTTGACCTCAGTTTGCAATCCTGCAATGTAAACAGGAATGCCTAATGGCAGCTTTATAGGTGAAACTGCAGCTGAGACATTTCAACGGGCATACAGAGCCATGTATCTTAGACAGGGACAGATGCACTCTTCACATGGACAACTTCAGACCAACTCCATACCTTTTAGCCtacttaaaataaaaaaataaaaaaatccatGGAATGTCACCTCCCTGGGAAAATGGGTCACCAAAAGATTTTTTTGATTAGGTGCAAAAATACTGTTTTTTCTAGAACTCGTACTTTCAGTAATGTTAGGCTTGTGGTTAATTTagtttgtatgtgagtgagacTGTGTGAGTATTAACAACATGCCTTAGACAGTGTGATCATTCAGGTTTAGTAAGACTAAATATGTTGTCCTTCCCTTGAGTAATTTAGCCTAACCATCATGAAAACAACTTGTGTTCATCTGTCTAGATAGAATGGCTGATATCTAAAAATATTGCATCTGTAGAATACATAAGCCTA from Sardina pilchardus chromosome 7, fSarPil1.1, whole genome shotgun sequence encodes the following:
- the LOC134087098 gene encoding solute carrier family 2, facilitated glucose transporter member 1-like; the encoded protein is MNSDKQVTFQLMLAVGTAVIGSLQFGYNTGVINAPQKIIEGFINDTYVGRYTVAIPTATLTTLWSISVAIFSVGGIVGSFSVGLFVNRLGRRNSMLVANVLAFISAGFMGFSKLAASWEMLIIGRFIVGLYSGLSTGFVPMYVGEIAPTDLRGALGTLHQLGVVIGILVAQIFGIDSILGNATLWPFLLSFTFIPALLQCMLLPFCPESPRFLLINQNEEGKAQDVLRKLRGTDDVNTDMQEMREESRQMMREKKVTILELFRSPLYRQPLLIAVMLQLSQQLSGINAVFYYSTAIFEKAGVKQPVYATIGAGVVNTAFTVVSLFVVERAGRRTLHLTGLMGMAVSAVLMTVAMALLDKLKWMSYVSIIAIFAFVAFFEIGPGPIPWFIVAELFSQGPRPSAFAVAGFSNWSANFIVGMCFQYVAELCGPYVFIIFTVLLLGFFVFTYFKVPETKGRTFDEIAAGFRQPSGREKYSADDFNSLGADSQF